AGTTCCCCCCACAGCCCCAGGCTGCCGGCACCCAGGGCCGCCAGCAACGGCAGCAGCAGGGCGGCACGGCGGCTTGCCGGGCGCCCGGCCAGGGTCAGGGTCGCCAGCATCAGCAACACGCTGGCCAGCAACCACTGCGGCCACAACGCCAGGTTGCTCACCGGCCCTTCGAGCACGACCTTGTCCTGGCGGTCGGCATCGTATAGCCCCCAGTAGCCGCCCACGGCGCCTTCGCTGGCACGTTTCCAGGGCTGGTCGAATGCCTCGATCAGGTTGTAGCGCCAGCCGTTGGCTTCGGCCAAGGCGACGAAGCCGCGGATGAAACGCGCCTCGTTGACCCGGCTCGGCTCGGCGGTTTCGCGCTGGCGTCCTTCGCTGGGCCAGCCGGTCTCGCCGATCAGGACGTCCTTGGGCGCGAAGCGGTTGCCGAACACCTGGCGCACCTCGGCCACATGGGCCAGCGCCGCATCGATGCCACGCGGGTCGTCTTCCCAGTAGGGCAACAGGTGGATGGTGAGGAAGTCCACCGCCGGTGCGATCTGCGGGTGTTGCAGCCAGAATTCCCAGACGTCGGCGTAGGTCACCGGCACCTTGACCTGGCTTTTCACTTTCTCGATCAGCCCGGCCAGGCGCTCGCCGGTGACTTCCTTGCGCAGCAGCGCCTCGTTGCCGACGATCACCGCGCTGACCACGTCGGGGTTGGCGTTGGCCGCGGCGATAAGCCGTTCGACTTCCTTGTCGGTGTCCATCGGGTTGGCGTTGACCCAGGCGCCGAGCATCACCTTCAGGCCATGCTGGCGGGCCAGCGCCGGGATTGCCTCAAGGCCGGTCATCGAATAGGTGCGGATGCACTGGAATCGCTCGCTCAGCAACGCCAGGTCGGCGTCCATGCGCGCCGGGCGTAGGCGAAACGGCTGGTCGAACGGCGACTGGTCCTTGTCGAAGGGGGTGTAGGACGCGCACTGCAGCTTGTGCGTCGGGCTCGCCGCATCAGGCAGGTGCACCGGCTTGCCGAGGCCGTACCAGAGCGCCCACAGGCCGCCAAGGGCGAGCAGGCAGGCGAGCAGGTACGCAGGCAGGAGCAGTCGGGTGTTACTGGGCATCGGGCAGTCCGTCGTCAAGCACAAAGGGCTAGATGATAGCCGCAAATGACCGGCGCCAAGCCTTTGGCATGCAAGGATCGCGCAGGTCGATCGAGTGTCATGGCGTTAATGGCACAGTGCTGTCGCTGATCGTTCGCTGGAGGTCGCTGACAGAGCAGGTCGTGCGCGGGGGCAGGTCGATGATGCTCTCTCCAAGACCTGACGAGGGATGCTTTGATGGCGACTTTTACAAGAGTACGACGTTTCCTGAGTGTGGGCGCCGCCCTGGTATTGACCATGAGCACTGCGCAGGCCATGGCCAAGGAAGTGAGCATCGGTTACGTGGATGGCTGGTCGGACAGCGTGGCCACGACCAACGTGGCCGCCGAAGTGATCAGGCAGAAACTCGGCTATGACGTGAAGC
This window of the Pseudomonas mosselii genome carries:
- a CDS encoding glycoside hydrolase family 17 protein, with the translated sequence MPSNTRLLLPAYLLACLLALGGLWALWYGLGKPVHLPDAASPTHKLQCASYTPFDKDQSPFDQPFRLRPARMDADLALLSERFQCIRTYSMTGLEAIPALARQHGLKVMLGAWVNANPMDTDKEVERLIAAANANPDVVSAVIVGNEALLRKEVTGERLAGLIEKVKSQVKVPVTYADVWEFWLQHPQIAPAVDFLTIHLLPYWEDDPRGIDAALAHVAEVRQVFGNRFAPKDVLIGETGWPSEGRQRETAEPSRVNEARFIRGFVALAEANGWRYNLIEAFDQPWKRASEGAVGGYWGLYDADRQDKVVLEGPVSNLALWPQWLLASVLLMLATLTLAGRPASRRAALLLPLLAALGAGSLGLWGELMRTNARFVGEWLWAGALAGLNLLVLAHGALALARPDGWRQRLFTWLEAHAGTWLLAAGFAAAVSMLAMVFDPRYRSFPSAALLLPAVVYLLRPVPARRAEVALLAFIVGAGVAPQLFQEGLANRQAWGWAVVSVLMAGALWRSLKLRLA